A single window of Butyricicoccus intestinisimiae DNA harbors:
- a CDS encoding phage tail family protein, whose product MLKGFYSIPAGSAAIPAGSPNLIHIDRFGIREIDGVGRPQADMYTTELVGADASVYSGQTVKNRTITLSVDAQNEYAARELYRQFPYNTRRRFVFETEYDTYFIEGIIKGMPRTQGTSRRSEFEIPIFCPYPWFRSLRAHEVSVPYGTSFSARQAGDIRAGIVAYAEMAAGGKLRTFELSDNVGNAVSYRSSIYYQHVGTKGYVRLVDTTPGAHGFITMKAIQDITLTNDWVTVPPDEEGITITATFNTSETQNGKFVWYDTWGGI is encoded by the coding sequence ATGCTTAAAGGGTTTTATTCCATACCGGCGGGATCTGCGGCGATCCCTGCCGGTAGCCCAAACTTAATACACATTGACCGATTCGGCATTCGGGAAATTGACGGTGTCGGCCGACCGCAAGCGGACATGTACACAACCGAGCTGGTCGGCGCGGATGCGTCAGTATACAGCGGACAGACGGTTAAAAACCGCACGATTACACTGTCCGTCGATGCGCAGAACGAATATGCTGCGCGTGAACTGTATAGACAATTTCCGTACAATACAAGGCGGCGTTTTGTGTTTGAAACAGAATACGACACATACTTTATCGAAGGAATCATAAAAGGTATGCCGCGCACACAAGGAACCAGTCGCCGATCAGAATTTGAAATACCGATTTTTTGTCCGTATCCGTGGTTCCGGTCACTGCGTGCGCACGAAGTATCTGTGCCGTATGGCACAAGCTTTTCTGCGCGGCAGGCGGGAGATATTCGCGCCGGCATAGTTGCATATGCAGAGATGGCGGCGGGCGGCAAGTTGAGGACATTTGAGCTATCCGACAATGTGGGCAACGCAGTGTCGTACAGAAGCTCTATTTACTACCAGCACGTTGGAACAAAAGGATATGTACGATTAGTTGATACAACACCGGGCGCACACGGATTCATAACTATGAAAGCAATACAGGATATTACGCTGACGAATGATTGGGTCACGGTGCCGCCGGACGAAGAAGGAATAACAATAACAGCAACATTTAACACAAGTGAGACACAAAACGGGAAATTCGTCTGGTATGACACGTGGGGCGGGATTTAA
- a CDS encoding siphovirus ReqiPepy6 Gp37-like family protein, translated as MEIIANIYDKDLNNVGYLYNVSELVRTHKYREPGKFSMRLPASAGDVGLMMTGFIIVFSDDTKEGYLIETVEPSEDYPNVAEIAGRDLRAVFAMRIIQNMTVDGSMSNRMWWMIHNHAVAPSDSNRALPFVQDLDRSPVGDDIGPAANQQLTGKNLLTALTDTIGQDAYGWRCDLNLSEKTITPVFYRGTDRTKTVLFDDVLCTMDSCDYTRDVSKYCNVATVAGEGEGSARKYAGIDITGTASGTFTGFNRRELFVDARDLQSETEDTNGNKTTMSDADYTRVLQTRGLEKLKENDVETKLELSVNEAYLTYDEDYTLGDVVSFANHRQIGITGTARVTSVQIDGVGAEKTVKPEFEVLTIEVGTEVLE; from the coding sequence ATGGAAATTATTGCGAACATCTACGACAAAGATCTGAACAACGTGGGATACTTATATAATGTATCGGAACTTGTAAGAACGCATAAATACCGAGAACCGGGCAAATTTTCCATGCGCCTTCCGGCGTCTGCGGGTGATGTCGGTTTAATGATGACGGGATTTATCATCGTGTTTTCGGACGACACAAAAGAAGGATATTTAATCGAAACGGTTGAGCCGTCTGAAGATTATCCGAATGTGGCGGAAATTGCAGGGCGCGACTTGCGAGCAGTGTTTGCGATGCGAATTATTCAAAACATGACGGTAGACGGGTCAATGTCAAACCGTATGTGGTGGATGATCCATAATCATGCGGTTGCGCCGTCAGACAGCAACCGTGCACTGCCGTTTGTGCAAGATTTAGATAGGTCGCCTGTTGGAGACGATATTGGTCCTGCAGCAAATCAGCAGCTGACGGGAAAAAACTTGTTGACGGCTTTGACGGATACAATTGGGCAGGACGCATACGGCTGGCGCTGTGACTTGAATTTGAGCGAAAAAACAATTACGCCTGTATTTTATCGCGGCACAGACCGGACAAAGACAGTGCTGTTTGACGATGTACTGTGCACAATGGATAGCTGTGATTACACGCGCGATGTCTCTAAGTATTGCAATGTTGCAACGGTCGCAGGAGAGGGCGAGGGCAGCGCTAGAAAATACGCCGGCATTGACATTACCGGAACTGCGTCAGGAACATTTACCGGCTTCAATCGCCGCGAATTATTTGTTGATGCTCGTGATTTACAGTCGGAGACAGAGGACACGAACGGAAACAAAACAACCATGTCGGATGCCGATTACACAAGGGTACTGCAAACACGCGGACTGGAAAAGCTGAAAGAAAACGATGTAGAAACTAAGCTGGAATTATCGGTGAATGAAGCTTATTTGACGTATGACGAAGATTATACACTGGGTGATGTTGTGTCATTTGCAAATCACCGGCAGATCGGCATTACCGGTACGGCGCGCGTAACATCTGTACAGATTGACGGCGTAGGTGCAGAAAAAACAGTAAAGCCGGAATTTGAGGTTTTGACAATCGAGGTAGGAACGGAGGTGCTTGAGTGA
- a CDS encoding phage baseplate protein encodes MRLTSDSKPVQFGDNIPVAIAVDTEYSSATEIVLLTQAYKSLPARCVLTLSGNTASGTMSRAQLTECGTVNFVLAGKINDMILPTAAAKIDVLPSVDPQSAEFVQNPASIKDIIAETVGDYLNSNQNLVESVNSAVYTYLAEHPDDRVAVSGYDSKDAGKIPVVNTSGNLTVRNVHMLLEQADGEDALVLRGAVNQIVASVAIADLKNALGISNGATVLDMYPVGSIYQTTSSTFDPAAAWGGTWERIKDRFLLAAGTAYAGGSTGGEATHKLTAQEMPSHTHTMYVNNDGSASSWSPTFGDYLIKPDGVTTSKKNYQAKLAQNGAGLDQAHNNMPPYLAVYIWKRTA; translated from the coding sequence TTGAGACTCACAAGCGATAGTAAGCCGGTGCAATTTGGTGATAATATCCCCGTTGCGATTGCGGTAGATACTGAATATAGTAGCGCGACAGAAATTGTTTTGCTGACACAGGCATACAAATCACTGCCAGCGCGCTGTGTGTTGACACTGTCGGGAAACACGGCGTCAGGAACAATGAGTCGTGCACAATTGACGGAGTGCGGAACTGTAAACTTTGTGCTGGCGGGAAAGATTAACGATATGATATTGCCGACCGCTGCAGCAAAGATTGATGTGCTTCCGTCTGTAGATCCGCAGAGCGCGGAATTTGTGCAAAATCCTGCGTCAATCAAAGACATCATCGCCGAAACGGTAGGAGACTATTTAAACAGCAATCAAAACTTAGTTGAATCGGTAAACAGTGCAGTTTATACGTATCTTGCCGAACATCCGGACGACCGCGTTGCCGTATCTGGTTATGACAGTAAAGATGCAGGAAAAATACCGGTCGTGAATACGTCGGGAAATCTGACTGTGCGCAACGTACATATGTTGCTTGAACAGGCGGACGGCGAAGATGCGCTTGTCCTGCGCGGCGCAGTCAATCAGATTGTTGCATCAGTCGCAATTGCAGATCTGAAAAATGCGCTTGGCATCTCGAACGGTGCAACCGTATTAGACATGTATCCGGTCGGCTCGATCTATCAGACTACCAGCAGCACGTTTGATCCGGCTGCCGCTTGGGGCGGCACGTGGGAGCGCATCAAGGACAGATTTCTGCTCGCGGCGGGCACTGCGTATGCAGGCGGCAGCACCGGCGGCGAAGCGACGCACAAGCTGACCGCACAGGAGATGCCGAGCCACACGCACACCATGTACGTCAATAACGATGGCTCTGCCTCTAGCTGGTCTCCGACATTTGGTGACTACCTGATCAAGCCGGATGGTGTCACGACCAGTAAGAAAAACTATCAGGCCAAGCTGGCGCAAAACGGCGCAGGTCTCGATCAGGCACACAACAATATGCCGCCGTACCTCGCCGTGTATATTTGGAAGCGGACAGCGTGA
- a CDS encoding phage holin family protein, protein MMIYAITCAFIVLDFATGLIKAVATDKFKSSMMRQGLFHKVGEILCVALGILIQYAEGYLDLGINLPVAAAICTYIVLMEIGSAVENIGAINPDLVPAKLRKIIGIGGDDK, encoded by the coding sequence ATGATGATTTATGCAATCACATGTGCATTTATCGTGCTGGATTTTGCGACCGGACTGATTAAAGCAGTCGCAACTGACAAATTCAAAAGTTCGATGATGCGGCAGGGACTTTTCCACAAGGTCGGAGAAATTTTGTGTGTTGCGCTTGGCATCCTGATTCAGTATGCAGAAGGCTATTTGGATTTAGGCATCAATCTTCCGGTCGCTGCAGCGATTTGCACGTACATTGTGCTGATGGAAATCGGCAGCGCGGTAGAAAATATCGGTGCAATCAATCCGGACCTTGTGCCGGCAAAGTTACGCAAAATTATTGGGATTGGAGGAGATGACAAGTGA
- a CDS encoding cysteine peptidase family C39 domain-containing protein, translated as MSYNVHFQTDASYKNVKYGQGTVYSSGCGPASLCNALDALGIAKVTVKTMCAYAVSVGARVSGGTDEATLLKHAAKKYGFTYRATSKNSKLLAHLKAGGVAILHGGSSHKLFSSGGHFVCAVKASGETITVLDSYWYAGKYTSTKLRRQKAKVLAKGVITTSLYQCGLATADRAPSYYLISKAIQKPQKPASSNTTTDKKQEDDDMTYYKKFENIPTWYQTAVKKAMDAGALNGTGNGELNVSEDLCRTLTVLDNMGLLDKK; from the coding sequence GTGAGCTACAATGTACATTTTCAGACAGACGCGTCCTACAAAAATGTCAAGTATGGACAGGGCACGGTATATAGTAGCGGCTGCGGCCCTGCCAGCCTGTGCAACGCACTTGATGCGCTGGGCATCGCAAAGGTCACGGTAAAGACTATGTGTGCCTATGCGGTCAGTGTAGGTGCAAGAGTATCCGGCGGCACGGATGAAGCAACGCTGTTGAAACATGCGGCGAAAAAGTACGGATTTACATATCGCGCAACCAGTAAAAATTCGAAACTGCTGGCGCATTTGAAAGCTGGCGGCGTGGCAATCCTGCATGGCGGCAGCTCGCACAAGCTGTTCAGCAGCGGCGGTCACTTTGTCTGCGCGGTCAAAGCGTCCGGCGAAACAATTACTGTGCTGGACAGCTATTGGTACGCTGGTAAATATACTTCCACCAAGCTGCGCAGGCAGAAAGCAAAGGTGCTGGCAAAGGGTGTCATTACTACGAGCCTGTACCAGTGTGGACTTGCGACAGCGGACCGTGCACCGAGCTACTACCTTATTAGTAAGGCAATTCAAAAGCCGCAGAAGCCGGCAAGCAGCAATACAACAACAGACAAAAAGCAGGAGGACGATGATATGACCTACTACAAGAAATTCGAGAATATCCCGACATGGTACCAGACGGCCGTGAAGAAGGCGATGGACGCGGGCGCGCTGAATGGCACCGGAAACGGCGAACTGAATGTGTCCGAGGATTTGTGCAGAACGTTGACCGTGCTGGACAACATGGGACTGCTGGACAAGAAGTAA
- a CDS encoding N-acetylmuramoyl-L-alanine amidase — MWRKKRVILAAIIVLAVLSVVFPYYNQTMLFLAFAPHHNQNTLVLDAGHGGIDGGAVAEDGTAEQDINLAIVQKCQALAEFFGIRTVLTRTDRNSLQYDPNQTVRYNKIQDIHARETRTNQTQNPIFISVHLNKFSDSRYTGAQTFWSKNNPEGQLLAQSIQKQLTNGLHPEKQRTAKQAPDSVYLMKHLTCPAMIVECGFLSNREETERLKQDGYQKKLSVCVINGYLNYLEG, encoded by the coding sequence ATGTGGAGAAAGAAACGTGTGATTTTGGCAGCGATTATAGTGCTGGCTGTTTTATCTGTCGTTTTTCCGTATTATAATCAAACCATGCTTTTTCTTGCGTTTGCACCGCATCATAATCAAAACACGTTGGTGCTGGATGCCGGACATGGCGGCATAGACGGCGGCGCGGTGGCAGAGGATGGGACGGCAGAACAAGACATCAATCTGGCAATTGTTCAGAAATGTCAGGCATTGGCAGAGTTTTTCGGTATTCGTACCGTTTTGACGCGCACAGACCGGAATTCTTTGCAATATGATCCGAACCAGACGGTGCGGTACAATAAAATACAAGACATTCATGCGCGGGAAACGCGCACCAATCAAACGCAAAACCCTATTTTTATATCCGTGCATCTCAATAAATTTTCAGACAGTCGCTACACAGGAGCACAAACCTTTTGGTCAAAGAACAATCCGGAGGGGCAGCTGCTGGCGCAGTCGATACAAAAGCAATTGACAAACGGCCTGCATCCGGAAAAACAGCGGACGGCAAAGCAGGCGCCGGACAGTGTGTATTTGATGAAGCATTTGACGTGTCCGGCGATGATTGTAGAGTGCGGATTTTTGTCTAATAGAGAAGAAACCGAACGGTTAAAGCAAGACGGTTATCAGAAAAAGCTATCTGTTTGTGTGATAAACGGATATTTGAACTATTTAGAAGGATAA
- the radA gene encoding DNA repair protein RadA, whose translation MKQKTVFLCNECGYESPKWYGKCPSCGAWNSMDEFKEAKAAAAPRGVLPKTERKRNRPLEIGKIETNEETRFRTGISELDRVLGGGAVHGSFVLVGGEPGIGKSTLLLQMCQEMSRQAKILYVSGEESLRQIRLRADRLHISSPELFVLAETDLEEILAETELLLPDVLIVDSIQTIYKSDLNSAPGNTTQIKECAMTLMQYAKRHNVTIFIVGHVNKEGTLAGPKILEHMVDCVLYFEGEKQVSFRCLRAAKNRFGSTNEIGVFEMSDCGLVEVPNPSAAMLSGHPTDASGNCIACTMEGSRPILAEIQALVTKTAYGTPRRMSAGVDYNRMVLLLAILEKRVGLYLSSSDAYINVIGGMRLDEPAIDLPIALAVASSYRDQPLPEGVMSFGEVGLTGELRAVTAVSQRIHEAIRLGFTTCIMPKQDIGRMEIPKTFRIVQTENIAQAIGAAFGRK comes from the coding sequence ATGAAACAAAAAACAGTGTTTTTATGCAATGAATGCGGCTATGAAAGCCCCAAATGGTATGGAAAATGTCCGTCCTGCGGTGCTTGGAATTCTATGGATGAATTCAAAGAGGCAAAGGCAGCCGCTGCGCCGCGCGGGGTGCTGCCTAAGACCGAGAGAAAACGCAATCGGCCGCTGGAAATCGGAAAAATTGAAACCAACGAAGAAACGCGCTTTCGCACTGGCATCTCAGAATTGGATCGTGTGCTGGGTGGCGGCGCAGTGCATGGCAGCTTTGTGCTGGTCGGCGGCGAACCGGGCATTGGAAAATCTACACTGCTGCTGCAAATGTGTCAGGAGATGAGCCGGCAGGCAAAGATTTTATATGTATCCGGCGAGGAATCTTTACGGCAAATTCGTCTGCGTGCCGATCGGCTGCATATTTCTTCTCCGGAATTGTTTGTGCTGGCAGAGACAGACTTGGAAGAAATTTTGGCAGAGACAGAGCTGCTCCTGCCGGATGTTCTGATTGTGGATTCCATTCAGACCATTTATAAATCGGACTTGAACAGTGCGCCGGGCAATACCACGCAGATCAAAGAATGTGCGATGACGCTCATGCAGTATGCCAAGCGGCACAATGTCACGATTTTCATTGTCGGTCATGTTAACAAAGAAGGCACGCTGGCAGGACCGAAAATTTTAGAGCACATGGTGGATTGTGTGCTGTATTTTGAAGGAGAAAAGCAGGTCTCTTTTCGCTGTCTGCGCGCTGCGAAAAATCGCTTTGGTTCGACCAATGAAATTGGTGTATTTGAAATGAGCGACTGCGGCTTAGTCGAAGTACCGAATCCGTCCGCCGCGATGCTTTCCGGTCATCCCACAGACGCCTCCGGCAACTGCATTGCCTGTACGATGGAGGGCAGCCGGCCGATTCTGGCGGAAATTCAGGCACTCGTGACAAAAACAGCGTATGGCACGCCGCGCCGCATGTCTGCGGGTGTGGACTATAATCGGATGGTGCTGCTGCTTGCTATTTTGGAAAAGCGAGTGGGGCTGTATTTGTCATCCAGCGATGCCTATATCAATGTCATCGGCGGGATGCGTCTGGATGAGCCTGCGATTGATTTGCCGATTGCGCTGGCGGTTGCGTCGAGTTATCGGGATCAGCCGCTTCCGGAAGGTGTGATGTCGTTTGGAGAAGTTGGTCTGACCGGAGAACTGCGGGCGGTTACTGCAGTGAGCCAGCGCATCCACGAGGCAATTCGTCTGGGCTTTACGACTTGCATCATGCCGAAACAGGACATTGGACGCATGGAGATTCCCAAAACCTTCCGCATTGTACAGACGGAGAATATCGCACAGGCGATTGGTGCGGCATTTGGCAGGAAGTAA
- a CDS encoding NUDIX hydrolase: MQERLDIYNEAWQRIGTAPRDEVHEKGLLHRVVHCWILENQQPVFWFQQRAHTKKDFPDYFDLACGGHVDAGETPQQAMLRELGEEIGLHVTEKDLIPLGAYRAPDFRMPGYYDREMSYVFMIRVDEPAFELGDEVQRMVRVRAENFYQMEVNGRETIPVEMENAKHISVSRTRWCCHDGEFQAMVLPYLSKKNSDIFSVED, from the coding sequence ATGCAGGAACGATTGGATATTTATAATGAAGCTTGGCAGCGCATAGGCACAGCGCCGCGCGATGAAGTGCATGAAAAAGGACTGCTGCACCGTGTCGTGCACTGCTGGATTTTGGAAAATCAGCAGCCGGTGTTCTGGTTTCAGCAGCGGGCGCACACAAAAAAGGATTTTCCAGATTATTTTGATTTGGCGTGCGGCGGGCACGTCGATGCCGGAGAGACGCCGCAGCAGGCGATGCTGCGCGAGCTTGGAGAGGAAATTGGGCTGCATGTGACAGAAAAAGACCTGATTCCCCTCGGTGCGTACCGCGCGCCGGATTTTCGCATGCCGGGGTACTATGATCGAGAAATGTCATATGTGTTCATGATTCGAGTGGATGAACCGGCGTTTGAGCTGGGCGATGAAGTGCAGCGCATGGTGCGTGTTCGTGCGGAGAATTTTTATCAAATGGAGGTAAATGGACGAGAAACCATACCCGTTGAGATGGAAAACGCAAAACACATTTCCGTAAGCCGAACGCGCTGGTGCTGTCATGACGGAGAGTTCCAAGCGATGGTTTTGCCATATTTGAGCAAAAAAAATTCTGATATTTTTTCAGTGGAAGATTGA
- the murD gene encoding UDP-N-acetylmuramoyl-L-alanine--D-glutamate ligase has protein sequence MSAYDRFLETMSGKHVTVIGIGVSNTPLISLLLEAGAHVTVHDRKTTEELGEIYEGLHDIGVEFSVGSEYLNNLSGDYIFRTPGMHPNQPALVKAREQGSIITSEMEVFMQVCPCPILAITGSDGKTTTTTLTCEILKRAGYTCHLGGNIGHPLLADVPFINENDFAVVELSSFQLMDMTCSPAAALVTNVTPNHLDIHKDMAEYIEAKTHIFVNQKPGAKLVLNADDKVSQDFRPAEGVELLKFSMKGPVENGVYLEDGVIWYAEDGNRRKIMNADEIRIPGAHNIANYMAAICMTHGRVTFDNVCDVAHEFGGVEHRLELVRTLNGVKYYNDSIASSPTRTAAGLRSFKQKVILLAGGHDKKIPYDSFGSIVCDHVKRLVLIDANPDDSTAPAIKASVQAADNYKADELPIDTYDDFEKAVRGAAAVAQEGDIVLMSPASASFDIFKNFMERGNRFKDIVNSL, from the coding sequence ATGAGTGCATATGATCGCTTTTTGGAAACCATGAGTGGCAAACATGTCACCGTCATTGGCATCGGGGTCAGCAACACGCCGCTGATTAGTCTGCTGCTGGAAGCCGGCGCACATGTCACGGTACATGATCGGAAAACGACAGAAGAACTGGGAGAAATTTATGAAGGACTGCACGATATCGGCGTAGAATTCTCCGTTGGCAGTGAGTACCTGAACAATTTGTCCGGAGATTATATTTTCCGCACACCGGGCATGCATCCGAACCAGCCGGCACTGGTAAAGGCGCGGGAACAGGGAAGCATTATCACCAGCGAGATGGAAGTGTTCATGCAGGTTTGCCCGTGCCCGATTCTGGCGATCACCGGTTCTGACGGCAAGACAACCACGACGACACTGACCTGTGAGATTCTCAAAAGAGCGGGTTATACCTGCCATTTGGGCGGCAATATCGGTCATCCGCTGCTGGCAGACGTGCCGTTTATCAATGAAAATGATTTTGCAGTTGTGGAACTATCCTCGTTCCAGCTGATGGATATGACTTGTTCTCCGGCGGCTGCGCTGGTCACCAATGTCACGCCGAACCATCTGGATATCCACAAGGATATGGCAGAGTACATCGAGGCGAAAACACACATTTTTGTCAACCAGAAGCCAGGAGCAAAGCTGGTGCTCAATGCAGACGATAAGGTCTCTCAGGATTTCCGTCCGGCAGAGGGCGTAGAGCTGCTCAAATTCTCCATGAAGGGACCGGTTGAAAACGGTGTTTACTTGGAGGACGGCGTCATCTGGTATGCTGAGGACGGCAATCGCCGCAAGATCATGAATGCAGATGAGATTCGCATTCCGGGCGCACACAACATTGCCAATTATATGGCGGCGATTTGCATGACGCATGGCAGAGTGACGTTTGACAACGTATGTGATGTGGCGCATGAATTTGGCGGTGTGGAGCATCGTTTGGAGTTGGTGCGCACGCTGAACGGCGTCAAGTATTACAACGATTCGATTGCATCCAGCCCGACGAGAACCGCAGCAGGTCTGCGCTCGTTTAAGCAGAAGGTCATTTTGCTGGCCGGCGGACATGATAAGAAAATTCCGTATGATTCGTTTGGATCGATTGTCTGCGATCACGTCAAGCGTCTGGTGCTGATTGACGCAAATCCGGATGATTCGACGGCACCGGCAATCAAGGCTTCCGTGCAGGCGGCGGACAACTATAAAGCAGACGAACTCCCGATTGACACATACGATGATTTTGAAAAGGCAGTTCGCGGTGCGGCGGCAGTCGCACAGGAGGGTGACATTGTTCTGATGAGCCCGGCGAGCGCATCGTTTGATATTTTCAAGAATTTCATGGAGCGCGGCAACCGCTTCAAGGATATTGTCAATAGCCTGTAA